The genomic region GAGTTGGGCGGTAGCCTCAACCTGCGATGCCGCGTTGGCCAATTCACCGCAGGCGTGAAGGACTTCTCTAATGGTATGGGCGAGCGGAGTTACGGTGTTATTGACCGAATCACGTAATTGACCCAGCATCCCTTGGTATTGAGTATCGATATGTTGAGACAGATCGCCTTTTTCCAGGGCTGCCATCACTCGTATTACCTCGGTAACAGGGTCCACGACTGCATTCAGGGTGGAATTCACCCCTTCCACGATACGTTGGTAATCACCCTGATGACGGGTTGCATCGGCGCGTACCATCAACCGCCCCTCTGCTCCCGCTTGGGCGAGGGTATGCGCATCCTCCACAAGGGCATTGACAGCGTCAATGCACGTGTTGATATTATTTTTGATGGCGTTGAAATCACCGTTGTAGGAATCGGTAATCTTCGCGGGAATGGCGCCCTTCGAAATATCATCGACGTAGCGGGCGGCAACGTTCAGTGGGCCGATCACCGCATCCAATGTGTCGTTTACTCCCTGAACGATTCTCCGGAAATCTCCCTGATGCTTGGAGGCATCTGCGCGAGTCGCAAGTTTTCCTTCCACCGCTGCCTTGGAAAGTAAATTGGCGTCAGCGATTAGGGCATTGACGGCATCAATGCAAGTGTTGAGATTATTTTTGATGGTATTGAAGTCACCGTTGAAGGTATTGGTAATCTTTGCGGGAATAGCACCTTTTGAAATGTCATCGACGTAACGAGCGGCAACATTCAATGGGCCAATTACTGCATCCAAGGTCTCGTTCACCCCTTGAACAATCTTACGAAAGTCTCCCTGATGATTGGTAGCATCAGCACGTACCGTCATGCGACCCTCAGTCCCCGCTTGGACAAGGGTATGTACATCATTAATAAGGGCATGGATAGCATCGATGGTATTGTTTAGATCCGCCCCTAGCTTTCCAATTTCATCTTTGGAGTCTATTGGGGCCTTGGTATTGAGATCCCCTTGGGCCACTGCCGCGAGAATCTTACTAAGCCTTGTAAGCGGACGAGCAATCCTAGCCAGGGAGAACCATAGCGCCAAACCTGCCAATAGTAGACAACCAACGCCGAGGATTATATAAGTAAGAGTCAACATCCGATAAACTTTTTCAAATGTTTGAGTAGTGAGCGCAGATTTGTCCTGTTCTTCCTTGGTAAGAAGTTTATCGGTTAGGTTTACGACCGAGGTCGAAGTCTTTTTCAGTGCCTCGTTGAAGACCCGGATACGCTCTACCTCTTCGTAAAGATAATTGGAATTAGCTTCACTGAAACTACCCTTACGCACTAATTGAAGGGTACTATCATTGGATCGAGCAAAAAGGTCATAGACTTTACTCAGACTTTGACCCGCACGAACAATGATATTGAATAGGTGAGTACTGGTTGCCACCAGCGAGGTATCCTGATCGTTAGTGGCTGATTCAGTGATGAAGCTACCGGAGAGCAACGTTTCTTTCAATTTTTGGAGATGGGATTCGAAGACGTTAATCTTTGTTCGCATCGTGCTACGTGCGGCTAACGTTTTGTCGGTACCTTGGGCATCTTCCGCCATGATCGAGGACTGATGAGCATCCATAAAATTATTGGTGGCGAGAACCACGTCCATGAGGTCCTCCTGGAGATTGGCGGAAGCTTGTGCAACTGTGGTGGTTTGGCGGTCCAACTGGTCTCGTGTCGTAGAAGTATCACGAAATAAACTGAAGAAGCTATTCAAATTGAATAAGCTAAGTAGCCCGATAAGAATAAGAGGAACTACTGCAACACTGGCTACTTTAATTCCTATGCCAAATCTTTTAGGATCATACTTTTGGTTATCGCGTGAATTAGTCATGGCAGTGTCCTTGATTGACAATTGACGGCTACGAACAATTATAGAAACGAAATGTTGTCGGAAAATAGGCCTTGGTCGTCTTTCCGTTAGGTGTCATCATCTTACTATGAGTTAGTAGGATGATACCTGACAAGACAACAACCAAGGCCTGTGGGCAAATTACCAAGTTTCCGATAATACCAATAGATTACAGGCTCCCGACTTGAGCCAGCGCCTTATTTAGAATGTCATAAGTATCCGACGGCGTTTTTCCTTGAGGCGGCGGTGGTAGCGCCGTTGGGCTAACTATACCGACCACCGCCTTAATCGCGCTGAGTTCTGCGAGGACGTTGTTCTCGATGTCGAGGACGTAGCCAGGCGTGATCGCGCCCGTACGACGATTAGGCAGTACGATGCCACCTGTGATCTTGAGGGCGGGATCGTTTTCGACCTTGGTTTTGAGGGCTTCGAGAATTTCAAAGGTGCGGTTGTAAGTATCCAGAGGTTTTTTGCCAGTGGCGCCGGTTGGTGCGTTGATTGGATCAGTCTTACCACGAGTGGTGCGGATCTTCTCCAGGTCATCGACAATCATTAGCCCCAATCGGTAGACGTCGTTGGGTACAGTTTTAGGAATTCCGAGACCGTCTAGGGAATTGCTCGCCTTTTGCAGATTACCGTAGACGTCGGTTGGAGTTTTTCCGGGGATAAGCGGGGCAGGGGCTATCGTTTTAGTGACCTTGAATATTGAGCGAAGCTCGGTAAGGTCTTGATAGGCGGTGTCAAGCATTTTCTTGACATTGGCCGGAGTGATCTCTGCAACTGGGAAGACTGGCACCGGATTTTCCGATAGACCATTGAGGCTGCGCAAAAGCTCTATTTTGATCAAAACCTCGCGCGTTTTCTGGAAGACATGCCGTGGGTAGCGCGGGGTCAGTGCCGGAGCTCCTTCGTCGGCCACGGGTTGGGACGAATTAGCCTCGTGCATTGCCGCTAGTTCGGCATTGATATTGTCAGCGGCTTGAAAGGTGTGAGACGGAGTAATTTCTTCCGCACCGACGGGAACGGACGTTATTGCCCCAACAGTTATCAGTAAGGCACCCCCGAAGATGGCAGCAGAGGAAAATAACCGATAGATAAACCGATTAAATGGATTAGCTCTTATCATGTTGTACTCCATTAATATTAGTTTGGAATTACCAAACAAAAATCGTAAAAAGCACGGCGAACCTGGTTTAAATAACGACCCTTTTGCTAGATGCTCAGCCGATAAATATTCACACAGGACGCCAGTAGTGGCGTGAATAGTTGTACGTTAATTAAGTATTGAGCATGATCACCTCCGTTAATTAGGGAGCATAGGGAAAGTTAAAACTCCTTGAATCCGTCTTTGTTGCTTACTGGTTTTGTCGTTGTTCCTAGTAATCTACTGCTCCGGGATGATGGTTGAGTCGTTGCTACCGTCCGATTGGATACTTTGCCAGCCACTGCCCGGTTGGTTGGCGTAGTCCGCGCGGCTTGCTCATTGGCAACTTGGAAGAAGCCGACCATATCCTGGAGCTGAATGACCTGAGCGGACAATTCCTCGGCGGTTGCGCTCAGTTCCTCGGAGGAGCTGGCATTGCTTTGGGTGAGCTGAGAAAGCTGACCCATGGCAATGTTGATCTGATTGACACCACTGGCTTGTTCCTTGGACGCAGACGCGATTTCCTGGACCAGATCTGAGGTCTGGGTTATTGCTGGTACGATTTCGCCGAGAAGTGTACCGGCTTTCTCCGCAAGCCGTACACTACCCGTTGCCAATTCACCAATCTCCCGAGCCGCGATTTGACTACGCTCCGCGAGTTTACGTACCTCGGCGGCCACTACCGCAAAGCCCTTACCATGCTCTCCGCTCTTGCTGCTTCAATGGCGGCATTAAGGGCGAGGAGATTGGTTTGGTAAGCGATGTCATCGACGATGCCAATTTTCTTGGCAATCTGTTTCATTGCATCCACGGTTCCATTTACCGCAGTACCACCTTCGCGGGCCTGCGTTGATGCTTGGCTTGCCCGTGCATCAGTAATCTTGGCGTTTTCAGCGTTCTGAGTGATGGAGGCGCTCATCTGCTCCACTGCGGAGCCGGTCTCTTCGACGCTGGCCGCCTGTTCGCTACTGGCTTGGCTCAGCGCCTGGGCGGTGGTCTCCACCTGAGCCGCCGCACTGGCCAATTCACTACTGGCGTGATGCACTTCTTCAATGGTATGGGCAAGTCGTGCCACGGTATTGTTGACCGAGTCGCGCAACTGACTCAGCCGCCCCTGACACTCCACACCAACGTGTTGGCTCAGATCCCCATTCTCCATGGCCGCCATGACTCGCACTACTTCTTCAATGGTAGTGGCGAGCTGGATTACGGTGTTATTTACCGAGTCGCGTAACTGACCCAGCATCCCCTGGTATTGGACATCAATGCGTTGAGACAGATCGCCCTTTTCCAGGGCGGCCATTACGCGGATTACCTCGGTGACCGGACCTACAACCGCATTCAGGGTGGAATTCACCCCTTCCACGATACGTCGGTAGTCACCCTGATGACGGGTAGCATCGGCACGTACCATCAGCCGTCCATCGGCCCCGGCCTGGGCAAGGGTGCGCGCGTCCTCAACGAGGGCATTAACGGCATCAATGCAGGTATTGAGGTTGTTCTTGATGGTGTTGAAGTCGCCGTTGTAGGAATCGGAGATCTTCGCGGGGATAGCACCCCTTGAAATATCATCGACATAGCGAGCCGCGACGTTCAGGGGGCCAATCACCGCATCCAATGTGTCATTCACCCCTTGGACAATTTTGCGGAAATCTCCCTGATGCTTGGAGGCGTCAGCACGGGTCGCGAGCTTGCCTTCCACCGCCGCCCTGGAAAGTAAATTAGCATCGGTGACCAGGGCATTGACGGCGTCAATGCAGGTATTGAGGTTGTTCTTGATGGTGTTGAAATCCCCGTTGTAGGAGTCAGTAATCTTTG from Gammaproteobacteria bacterium harbors:
- a CDS encoding methyl-accepting chemotaxis protein yields the protein MTNSRDNQKYDPKRFGIGIKVASVAVVPLILIGLLSLFNLNSFFSLFRDTSTTRDQLDRQTTTVAQASANLQEDLMDVVLATNNFMDAHQSSIMAEDAQGTDKTLAARSTMRTKINVFESHLQKLKETLLSGSFITESATNDQDTSLVATSTHLFNIIVRAGQSLSKVYDLFARSNDSTLQLVRKGSFSEANSNYLYEEVERIRVFNEALKKTSTSVVNLTDKLLTKEEQDKSALTTQTFEKVYRMLTLTYIILGVGCLLLAGLALWFSLARIARPLTRLSKILAAVAQGDLNTKAPIDSKDEIGKLGADLNNTIDAIHALINDVHTLVQAGTEGRMTVRADATNHQGDFRKIVQGVNETLDAVIGPLNVAARYVDDISKGAIPAKITNTFNGDFNTIKNNLNTCIDAVNALIADANLLSKAAVEGKLATRADASKHQGDFRRIVQGVNDTLDAVIGPLNVAARYVDDISKGAIPAKITDSYNGDFNAIKNNINTCIDAVNALVEDAHTLAQAGAEGRLMVRADATRHQGDYQRIVEGVNSTLNAVVDPVTEVIRVMAALEKGDLSQHIDTQYQGMLGQLRDSVNNTVTPLAHTIREVLHACGELANAASQVEATAQLLSQATSEQAASVEETSAAVERMSFSITKNADNAKVTDSTAHQAATKARDGGTAVSGTVDAMKQIASKIGIIDDIAYQTNLLALNAAIEAARAGEHGKGFAVVASEVRKLAERSQVAAQEIGKLASSSVALAEKAGILLGEIVPAITTTSSLVQEIATASKEQSTGVSQIDTAMGQLSNLTQTNASSSEELAATAEELSAQVTQLQDLVSFFKIETEQAAPEAIPIKRTATHTGFARPGVTTQPLSQASRIFGKKAGMAKPISNKDEFKEF
- a CDS encoding conserved hypothetical protein (Evidence 4 : Unknown function but conserved in other organisms), translated to MIRANPFNRFIYRLFSSAAIFGGALLITVGAITSVPVGAEEITPSHTFQAADNINAELAAMHEANSSQPVADEGAPALTPRYPRHVFQKTREVLIKIELLRSLNGLSENPVPVFPVAEITPANVKKMLDTAYQDLTELRSIFKVTKTIAPAPLIPGKTPTDVYGNLQKASNSLDGLGIPKTVPNDVYRLGLMIVDDLEKIRTTRGKTDPINAPTGATGKKPLDTYNRTFEILEALKTKVENDPALKITGGIVLPNRRTGAITPGYVLDIENNVLAELSAIKAVVGIVSPTALPPPPQGKTPSDTYDILNKALAQVGSL
- a CDS encoding methyl-accepting chemotaxis protein: MAAEVRKLAERSQIAAREIGELATGSVRLAEKAGTLLGEIVPAITQTSDLVQEIASASKEQASGVNQINIAMGQLSQLTQSNASSSEELSATAEELSAQVIQLQDMVGFFQVANEQAARTTPTNRAVAGKVSNRTVATTQPSSRSSRLLGTTTKPVSNKDGFKEF